The following coding sequences are from one Anguilla rostrata isolate EN2019 chromosome 16, ASM1855537v3, whole genome shotgun sequence window:
- the LOC135242138 gene encoding major intrinsically disordered Notch2-binding receptor 1-like isoform X2 has protein sequence MDPEYSLFLHRILDELDTKYSSVSYQDLCKSLCTRFDLAHLTKLRSLLFYMARLDPSFPATLFREKMRCSGDDQQSKKRTVAADIVTMFNLIQMNGGATVDKRPSSYRPKVHKNQSFESCRSDSDVYRYSGRDRAHDFLDGGAPPPSRASPCPKSDCNGCQHFIPAPNPSLLLGVGGDLKCRAASLDKLQHLPQHLPQHLLHYGSARSPSPCDMQSTYFPTDIDSESTTDADSLNPAVKETLVSSAEPLALHSCVHKRNIFKEDFHNLPAFSPQVITTDSTPGVQSGGAYPQGELRKPPNFFNHSFELPYSNPYSEPARSPCPEARRAKHESLDDLQASTYFGPTPVTECAGGGRTPGKPGRQPAWPIKSLSLNTEEGPGFERSFLKQSRNERRHIGGSLDDEHHYQATKEQPAISPSAFGAKLAGPKMKDASSVAGGAGADRREGMKRFKDKSINCTSLQGGGVENMLSVGTQTENCDRRRLRDFVSLSKYGEKHPFTRSEEDSDDISDIFRFLDDISVCGSTGVIQSSCYNSVGSLSQVKSDGDSSPEQSSAKLGKGAKKLERLFHSLESTDDELKASMVKLVLRIGQIEKKLESLSGVRGEISQVLSKLNKLDQKIQEPEVVGRQKEMSPQSELRLNMDSSPIAFRCHTTGHVPKADGKAEWCCLDVSAAGSDGRRVKSLKRSLFSRQSSRCLTEDSATESKIASISNSPRDWRPGTSEEGKEKDRDSKDRHRKQKEIDRSKVPKDSYLIEQVFSPPPFPPSIKSHMKGSPLYTDLRLSELPEGKRMAPPWGLDKSKLPALDLQTQDSLNPNNLEYWMEDIYTPGYDSLLKRQEAEFRRAKAGG, from the exons ATGGATCCAGAGTACTCGCTCTTTCTGCATAGGATTCTTGACGAGTTGGACACCAAGTACAGCAGTGTGTCATACCAGGACCTGTGTAAGTCCCTGTGCACCAGGTTTGacttagcccacttaaccaagcTGCGCAGCCTGCTGTTTTACATGGCCCGCCTGGACCCAAGCTTCCCCGCCACCCTCTTCAGGGAAAAGATGAGGTGCTCCGGGGATGACCAGCAGTCCAAGAAGCGGACCGTGGCTGCAGACATCGTCACCATGTTCAATCTCATTCAGATGAATGGGGGGGCGACTGTAGACAAACGTCCCTCCTCATACCGGCCCAAAGTCCACAAGAACCAATCCTTTGAGTCCTGCCGGTCGGATAGTGACGTGTACCGGTACTCAGGCCGTGATAGGGCCCATGACTTCCTGGATGgcggggcccctcccccttcaagAGCCTCGCCTTGCCCTAAATCGGACTGCAACGGCTGTCAGCACTTCATTCCGGCCCCCAACCCCAGCCTCCTTCTGGGAGTCGGTGGTGATCTGAAGTGCAGAGCGGCATCTCTCGACAAACTGCAGCACCTCCCACAGCACCTTCCTCAGCACCTCCTGCACTACGGCAGCGCCCGCTCACCCTCCCCCTGCGACATGCAGAGCACCTACTTCCCCACGGACATCGACAGCGAGTCCACCACCGACGCCGACTCCCTGAACCCGGCCGTCAAGGAGACGCTAGTGTCCAGCGCGGAGCCCCTCGCCTTGCACTCCTGCGTCCACAAGAGGAACATCTTTAAGGAGGATTTTCACAACCTCCCAGCTTTCTCGCCTCAGGTGATCACCACGGACTCCACGCCTGGGGTCCAGTCAGGTGGAGCGTACCCCCAGGGTGAGCTACGCAAACCCCCCAACTTCTTCAACCACAGCTTTGAGCTTCCGTACAGCAACCCGTACAGTGAGCCTGCCCGCTCTCCCTGCCCAGAGGCCCGCCGTGCTAAGCATGAAAGCCTGGATGACCTGCAGGCGTCCACCTACTTCGGTCCTACACCGGTGACTGAATGTGCTGGTGGCGGGAGAACACCGGGGAAACCAGGCCGGCAGCCAGCCTGGCCAATCAAGAGCCTGAGCCTGAATACCGAAGAGGGGCCAGGTTTTGAGCGGTCTTTCCTGAAGCAGTCTAGAAATGAGCGGCGCCACATCGGTGGCAGCTTGGATGACGAGCACCATTATCAGGCCACCAAGGAGCAACCAGCCATctccccctctgcgtttggaGCCAAACTCGCTGGGCCCAAAATGAAGGATGCCAGCTCCGTggctgggggagcgggggccgATAGAAGAGAAGGCATGAAGCGATTCAAAGACAAAAGCATCAACTGCACTTCTCTccagggtggaggggtggagaaCATGCTCAGTGtgggcacacagacagagaactGTGACCGCAGAAGACTGAGGGACTTTGTGAGCCTCAGCAAGTACGGTGAGAAGCACCCTTTCACCCGCTCCGAGGAGGATAGCGATGACATCAGCGACATATTCCGCTTCCTTGACGACATCAGTGTATGCGGCTCCACAGGAGTCATCCAGTCATCCTGCTACAACAGTGTGGGCTCCCTCTCGCAGGTGAAGTCGGATGGTGACAGCTCACCCGAGCAGAGCAGCGCAAAGCTAGGCAAGGGTGCTAAGAAGCTGGAGCGGCTCTTCCACTCCCTGGAGAGCACAGACGACGAGCTTAAGGCCAGCATGGTTAAGCTGGTGCTGCGCATCGGACAGATTGAGAAGAAGCTGGAGTCCCTGTCTGGGGTGCGGGGGGAGATCTCGCAGGTCCTGTCCAAACTCAACAAGCTGGATCAGAAGATCCAGGAGCCGGAGGTCGTtgggagacagaaagaaatgTCCCCTCAAAGCGAGCTCCGCCTGAACATGGACTCGTCACCCATAGCCTTCCGCTGCCACACCACCGGGCACGTGCCCAAAGCCGACGGTAAGGCCGAATGGTGCTGCTTGGATGTCAGTGCGGCGGGCAGTGACGGCAGGCGGGTCAAGTCTCTGAAGAGGAGTCTGTTCTCACGACAATCGTCCCGCTGCCTGACAGAGGACAGTGCCACAGAGTCCAAAATCGCCAGCATCTCCAACTCGCCGCGTGACTGGCGGCCTGGGACCAGtgaggaagggaaggagaaagacCGTGACAGCAAAGACCGGCACCGCAAACAAAAAGAG ATAGACCGGTCCAAAGTGCCGAAGGACTCCTACCTGATCGAGCAGGTGTTCAGcccgccccccttcccaccATCCATCAAGTCCCACATGAAGGGAAGCCCGCTGTACACGGACCTGCGCCTGAGCGAGCTGCCCGAGGGCAAGCGGATGGCGCCCCCCTGGGGCCTGGACAAGAGCAAGCTCCCCGCACTGGACCTGCAG ACTCAGGACTCCCTGAATCCCAACAACCTGGAGTACTGGATGGAGGACATCTACACGCCGGGCTACGATTCGCTGTTGAAGCGCCAGGAGGCGGAGTTCAGGAGGGCGAAG
- the LOC135242138 gene encoding major intrinsically disordered Notch2-binding receptor 1-like isoform X1 gives MDPEYSLFLHRILDELDTKYSSVSYQDLCKSLCTRFDLAHLTKLRSLLFYMARLDPSFPATLFREKMRCSGDDQQSKKRTVAADIVTMFNLIQMNGGATVDKRPSSYRPKVHKNQSFESCRSDSDVYRYSGRDRAHDFLDGGAPPPSRASPCPKSDCNGCQHFIPAPNPSLLLGVGGDLKCRAASLDKLQHLPQHLPQHLLHYGSARSPSPCDMQSTYFPTDIDSESTTDADSLNPAVKETLVSSAEPLALHSCVHKRNIFKEDFHNLPAFSPQVITTDSTPGVQSGGAYPQGELRKPPNFFNHSFELPYSNPYSEPARSPCPEARRAKHESLDDLQASTYFGPTPVTECAGGGRTPGKPGRQPAWPIKSLSLNTEEGPGFERSFLKQSRNERRHIGGSLDDEHHYQATKEQPAISPSAFGAKLAGPKMKDASSVAGGAGADRREGMKRFKDKSINCTSLQGGGVENMLSVGTQTENCDRRRLRDFVSLSKYGEKHPFTRSEEDSDDISDIFRFLDDISVCGSTGVIQSSCYNSVGSLSQVKSDGDSSPEQSSAKLGKGAKKLERLFHSLESTDDELKASMVKLVLRIGQIEKKLESLSGVRGEISQVLSKLNKLDQKIQEPEVVGRQKEMSPQSELRLNMDSSPIAFRCHTTGHVPKADGKAEWCCLDVSAAGSDGRRVKSLKRSLFSRQSSRCLTEDSATESKIASISNSPRDWRPGTSEEGKEKDRDSKDRHRKQKEIDRSKVPKDSYLIEQVFSPPPFPPSIKSHMKGSPLYTDLRLSELPEGKRMAPPWGLDKSKLPALDLQTQDSLNPNNLEYWMEDIYTPGYDSLLKRQEAEFRRAKVCKIRALVVAAACTVILVIVVPICTMKS, from the exons ATGGATCCAGAGTACTCGCTCTTTCTGCATAGGATTCTTGACGAGTTGGACACCAAGTACAGCAGTGTGTCATACCAGGACCTGTGTAAGTCCCTGTGCACCAGGTTTGacttagcccacttaaccaagcTGCGCAGCCTGCTGTTTTACATGGCCCGCCTGGACCCAAGCTTCCCCGCCACCCTCTTCAGGGAAAAGATGAGGTGCTCCGGGGATGACCAGCAGTCCAAGAAGCGGACCGTGGCTGCAGACATCGTCACCATGTTCAATCTCATTCAGATGAATGGGGGGGCGACTGTAGACAAACGTCCCTCCTCATACCGGCCCAAAGTCCACAAGAACCAATCCTTTGAGTCCTGCCGGTCGGATAGTGACGTGTACCGGTACTCAGGCCGTGATAGGGCCCATGACTTCCTGGATGgcggggcccctcccccttcaagAGCCTCGCCTTGCCCTAAATCGGACTGCAACGGCTGTCAGCACTTCATTCCGGCCCCCAACCCCAGCCTCCTTCTGGGAGTCGGTGGTGATCTGAAGTGCAGAGCGGCATCTCTCGACAAACTGCAGCACCTCCCACAGCACCTTCCTCAGCACCTCCTGCACTACGGCAGCGCCCGCTCACCCTCCCCCTGCGACATGCAGAGCACCTACTTCCCCACGGACATCGACAGCGAGTCCACCACCGACGCCGACTCCCTGAACCCGGCCGTCAAGGAGACGCTAGTGTCCAGCGCGGAGCCCCTCGCCTTGCACTCCTGCGTCCACAAGAGGAACATCTTTAAGGAGGATTTTCACAACCTCCCAGCTTTCTCGCCTCAGGTGATCACCACGGACTCCACGCCTGGGGTCCAGTCAGGTGGAGCGTACCCCCAGGGTGAGCTACGCAAACCCCCCAACTTCTTCAACCACAGCTTTGAGCTTCCGTACAGCAACCCGTACAGTGAGCCTGCCCGCTCTCCCTGCCCAGAGGCCCGCCGTGCTAAGCATGAAAGCCTGGATGACCTGCAGGCGTCCACCTACTTCGGTCCTACACCGGTGACTGAATGTGCTGGTGGCGGGAGAACACCGGGGAAACCAGGCCGGCAGCCAGCCTGGCCAATCAAGAGCCTGAGCCTGAATACCGAAGAGGGGCCAGGTTTTGAGCGGTCTTTCCTGAAGCAGTCTAGAAATGAGCGGCGCCACATCGGTGGCAGCTTGGATGACGAGCACCATTATCAGGCCACCAAGGAGCAACCAGCCATctccccctctgcgtttggaGCCAAACTCGCTGGGCCCAAAATGAAGGATGCCAGCTCCGTggctgggggagcgggggccgATAGAAGAGAAGGCATGAAGCGATTCAAAGACAAAAGCATCAACTGCACTTCTCTccagggtggaggggtggagaaCATGCTCAGTGtgggcacacagacagagaactGTGACCGCAGAAGACTGAGGGACTTTGTGAGCCTCAGCAAGTACGGTGAGAAGCACCCTTTCACCCGCTCCGAGGAGGATAGCGATGACATCAGCGACATATTCCGCTTCCTTGACGACATCAGTGTATGCGGCTCCACAGGAGTCATCCAGTCATCCTGCTACAACAGTGTGGGCTCCCTCTCGCAGGTGAAGTCGGATGGTGACAGCTCACCCGAGCAGAGCAGCGCAAAGCTAGGCAAGGGTGCTAAGAAGCTGGAGCGGCTCTTCCACTCCCTGGAGAGCACAGACGACGAGCTTAAGGCCAGCATGGTTAAGCTGGTGCTGCGCATCGGACAGATTGAGAAGAAGCTGGAGTCCCTGTCTGGGGTGCGGGGGGAGATCTCGCAGGTCCTGTCCAAACTCAACAAGCTGGATCAGAAGATCCAGGAGCCGGAGGTCGTtgggagacagaaagaaatgTCCCCTCAAAGCGAGCTCCGCCTGAACATGGACTCGTCACCCATAGCCTTCCGCTGCCACACCACCGGGCACGTGCCCAAAGCCGACGGTAAGGCCGAATGGTGCTGCTTGGATGTCAGTGCGGCGGGCAGTGACGGCAGGCGGGTCAAGTCTCTGAAGAGGAGTCTGTTCTCACGACAATCGTCCCGCTGCCTGACAGAGGACAGTGCCACAGAGTCCAAAATCGCCAGCATCTCCAACTCGCCGCGTGACTGGCGGCCTGGGACCAGtgaggaagggaaggagaaagacCGTGACAGCAAAGACCGGCACCGCAAACAAAAAGAG ATAGACCGGTCCAAAGTGCCGAAGGACTCCTACCTGATCGAGCAGGTGTTCAGcccgccccccttcccaccATCCATCAAGTCCCACATGAAGGGAAGCCCGCTGTACACGGACCTGCGCCTGAGCGAGCTGCCCGAGGGCAAGCGGATGGCGCCCCCCTGGGGCCTGGACAAGAGCAAGCTCCCCGCACTGGACCTGCAG ACTCAGGACTCCCTGAATCCCAACAACCTGGAGTACTGGATGGAGGACATCTACACGCCGGGCTACGATTCGCTGTTGAAGCGCCAGGAGGCGGAGTTCAGGAGGGCGAAGGTGTGTAAGATCCGAGCCCTGGTTGTGGCGGCCGCCTGCACTGTGATCTTGGTAATTGTTGTTCCAATTTGTACCATGAAGTCATGA